A stretch of DNA from Oryzomicrobium terrae:
CTGGTATTCGAGACGGAAACTGCCGGGTAGTGCGCCGGGAGTGAGTGTTGCGGATGTGTTGGTACGCGCCAGATGTTTTTCGACGGTCCGCCGGACACTTTCAAGGTCCACCGGGCGGCTATCCTGCCGGTGGAGCTGAGGCGCATTCAGGTGCCCCACAGCACTGACCTTGAAGCGCTCGGCAATCTTGAAGAGCAGATCAACGTCGGGATTGTCGCCGAGTTCAGGATCGAAACCGCCGGTGGCCATGAATGCATCCCAGCGTGCCAGAACAAGGCCCTCGACATAGGGTTGGCTGCAGGCCAACGTGGGGTCGAAGTCTGGCTTTAAGCGTGGTGAGTGTAGCTGCCCGTCTTCGGCGATGAGATCGTCATCGCTAAAGAGCACTCGCCAAAGCGGATTGCGCCGAACGGATTCAGCAGCTACCAGCAGGGCCGACGGGGTCAGCCGGTCTCCACAGCGAATAAGCCCAACCCAGTGTGTATCCTCTTGAATCAGCGCCTGATTGGCTGCTTGCAGCGGAGCGTTGTCAGCCCGTATCCAATGGAGTCGGCTGCTTTCGAGTCCGGGTGGTGCATCGGCAGGAGCGACAATCGTGAGCAGGAGGTTGTCGTAGAGCTGGCTGGTCAGTGAATTGAGTGTTGCCACCAGCGCATTTTCTTCACCGGGTTTGAGCAGGGCGACGAGGTGAAAGCGGGTTGTGAGTTTGCCCTCTCTGAGCAAGTGGTCGTAGTGCTGCGCATCGAGCTTCGAGAGCGCGAGTGAATCAAGCCAGGTTTGGTAGTCGTTAATGACTGCCTTATCCCCTGTGATGGCTTCCTCATTGGCGACGACTTGGGCTGGCGTAGCAGTTTGGATCTGGTTGGCCAGTTCACCAAGGGTGATGGATTTCCCCCCGGCGGCGCGGGGCGTGTCACCCAGTGCTGTGTAGATACGCGACAGTAATTGGCGCGCAGCGTCGTTGCCGGGGTCGTTCTGCAGTGCGTCCAGAGCGAAGCCATGGGCAGCGGCGATCGCAATTTTGGGGGACGGGAGATTCATCTTCTCCATTTGTCCAAAAAAGCGTGCTTCCAAGGCGAGGCAGGTCTCGGCCAATCGCACCTGGACCGCGGCGCTTTCCTTGCGATGTTCCGGTGTTCCAGGGCGGTGCCGGAAAACAGCCAATTTTTCCAGCGGCCAGCGATGCATGGCGCGGATGGCTACGCTGGCTGTTTCGTAGAGAGGGCCGAAGCGTTGTGCCTCTGGACTGGCGGCATAACTGAGGTTGTCCCCGTGAACCCGGTAGTCCAGCCATACATCGTCGACACGTAGTAGTTCGTGGCGGTCGAGCAGACGCAACCATAAATCGTAATCTTCGACGTAGTTGAGACTACGGTTGAAGCCGCCAATTGCATCAAGCGCCGCGCGGCGGAGCAGGACCGAAGGACCGCACAAAAAATTGCCCTGCAGTAACTGCCAACGTAAGTCCACAATTTCTTGGTTAAAAAAGTCGTGGCCTGGCCGAGGAGCGAGGGGGCGTCCTGCACTGTCAATGTAGCTGGCACGGGAGAATACAGCCGCGAGCTCGGGAGTTTTGCGTAGTTGAGCGACGGCTTGTTCAAGATGTTTCGGGCGGGTGATGTCATCGGCCCCTAGCATCGAGACGAATTCCCCTTGAGCTTGGCCCAAGGCAACATTGACGGCAGCAGCCTGCCCCCCGTTTTCTGACAAAAAAATCGCCTTGATCCGCTCGGGATATCGTTGCCGATAACGTTCAATCAGGGCCGGGCTATCGTCCTGCGATGCGTCGTCCACTATGATCAGTTCCCAGTGAGGATAGGTCTGGGCGAGTACTGAATCGATGGTGGCGCTGAGAAAGCGGGCGTAGTTGTAGGAAGGAACAATGACGCTGACGAGATTGTTTTGCAAAACTATCCCCAAACTCAATTGGTCGTGCTGACAAAGAAGCTGCGCACGGCA
This window harbors:
- a CDS encoding glycosyltransferase, which produces MQNNLVSVIVPSYNYARFLSATIDSVLAQTYPHWELIIVDDASQDDSPALIERYRQRYPERIKAIFLSENGGQAAAVNVALGQAQGEFVSMLGADDITRPKHLEQAVAQLRKTPELAAVFSRASYIDSAGRPLAPRPGHDFFNQEIVDLRWQLLQGNFLCGPSVLLRRAALDAIGGFNRSLNYVEDYDLWLRLLDRHELLRVDDVWLDYRVHGDNLSYAASPEAQRFGPLYETASVAIRAMHRWPLEKLAVFRHRPGTPEHRKESAAVQVRLAETCLALEARFFGQMEKMNLPSPKIAIAAAHGFALDALQNDPGNDAARQLLSRIYTALGDTPRAAGGKSITLGELANQIQTATPAQVVANEEAITGDKAVINDYQTWLDSLALSKLDAQHYDHLLREGKLTTRFHLVALLKPGEENALVATLNSLTSQLYDNLLLTIVAPADAPPGLESSRLHWIRADNAPLQAANQALIQEDTHWVGLIRCGDRLTPSALLVAAESVRRNPLWRVLFSDDDLIAEDGQLHSPRLKPDFDPTLACSQPYVEGLVLARWDAFMATGGFDPELGDNPDVDLLFKIAERFKVSAVGHLNAPQLHRQDSRPVDLESVRRTVEKHLARTNTSATLTPGALPGSFRLEYQLASQPLVSIIVPTRNRLAQLSRCIESLLGKTTYSNLEILVIDHASSSPDARNFLDGLQAMGNAGLRVVAAPQDATLTALFNLGARHASGQHLLFMHDDVAALHPDWLVRMVAHIERPEIGAVSARLLSADGRLQHAGIALGLSGSAELIGEGAVLEDPGYLGRYALDQEVSAASAACLLIRRDIFDNLGGFDEVHYPVFLPEVDFCLRLREAKWRIVWTPQATLLHDGPSRLASGVRAAPLEPSARATQWSQEQENLLAQWRHHLARDPYYNSLHSMTTPAYRPNEDQWLAHNPLPWRPVPLVLAQPADQQGCGHYRVAAPLQALASAGRVQGCNSTTFYNPVEIERLSPDVFVFQHPYTDLQLDQLEKSKQYGKGIRLFDMDDLMTQIPLQSIHRGRFPADLEARLKRAATLCDRLVVSTPPLAQAFRHWHDDIRVATNRLLGELWRDLTPTRRSSGKARVGWAGALGHEGDLAMISEVIEALSDEVDWIFLGTPPASLHRHLREIHAPVSMHAYPAALARLNLDVAIAPLEINSFNEAKSSLKLLEYGILGYPVICTDITPYQGTFPVTRLRNRAQDWIKAIRELAHDPQRSAAEGDALQAHIRTHYLLEEHLDDWTRAWLPD